DNA sequence from the Pempheris klunzingeri isolate RE-2024b chromosome 9, fPemKlu1.hap1, whole genome shotgun sequence genome:
atcaaaactgCTGTGAGAAGGAACCAAAGTCATGGCTGCTAAACAATGAACTCAAAGAGATCAGGTGATAATTCTGGGTGGCGGTCATTTTGTGCTTTCAtcacaaaatattgattagtgcaggtTTAATTTTAGGTATGTTCAGGTGGAGTTTATTCAAAGCAACAGGTTTCTTTCTTCAGCTTTGTGATTCTCAAACTGCTTTTCCATCAACAAAACTACAATATAAACTGCTATTTACCTTCGAATTTCCTCTTGATAGCATCTTTTGAGCTGGCATAGATCATCTTGCTCTTCAAGGGGGCACTATCTGGGGCCCTGTGagtaagggggaaaaaaaattattaaagcCACGTGCTGTCTTAATGATGGTTATAAACTCTTCAATGCCAGCTCTCACCAGAAGATAAAGACCAGATCCTCCTTCTTCGTTTCTTTGGTCTCATAGGTGGCGTCATACAGGGCGTAGCGGCAGTCATCTGGCGGCAGCATCTTCACAAAGTGCTGATATGGGTCCTGGACGGTGGTTCCCAAGTCACCCAGCAGGATCTCTTTGCCATCATCCAGAACAATGTTCTTGAGGTCCTTGCTCAGGCAGAACAGAATggccttcttcctcttcctcttctcatccTCATTCGCCTGAGCCTTGCGCACCTTCATGTCATTGAAGACTGCGATAACTTCATCTGTGACTTTCACACCGGAGGCCTGTGGAGAGAACAATCTGTTAACTCGGCGTttgatgttttcacagtttaACATGGCAGCTGCTATTACTTCAGGGTTTTTCTGAAACTGATCATGCTAACGACCGACTatgttggttttattttatttatgatacAATCTTTTTATTCACCTTGGATCGATTCAGGAGATCACTACGATgtaaacaagacattttaaatgGGCTTTATTGTTTACTCATAAATGTCAAACTCACCGTTTcaagcttttcaaatgtgaatatttgtcttttgattttttaaaacgAAATGTTTTGAACTGCTGGCCGGCCAAACCAAGCAGTTTTAATATCTCAACTTGGGACATTGTGACACaatgaccaaaaaaaataaGTACAAGTGACAACTAACTGAGAATGAAAGTAAGTCTTAGTTGCAGCCACAGCGCTAGTTTTGCCTGAACAAGTCAGAGGAAGTGCCTGAGACAGCAGCAtgtgactaacacacacacacacactccttacAAGACATGGATAAAGACTTCTGAAATGCAAAAAGGTGCGGCAAGGACAACGCGTCAGCCATGATGGTAGAAGAGTTAAGTTGTCAAATTGCGCAATCGTCAGCAAAGATCAAATGAGGGCCCAAATGAAATCAAACCTGATGAGTCGGTCTGTACAgcctttttaaatacatttactatGTATAAAGTCAGACGGTGAGAACGCTGAAGACCAGAAATAAAATTGTGTGGCCACACTGCTTGTCCAAAGTCCACCTCGAATATAGCTATAAAACATTACATAAGTTCCTTATGTGAGCAGAGGGAACAGCCATGTGTCTCTACCATAAAGATCACCATGTGGGTGAGGGTGTGGTCAGGAATTAAGCATTTCAGTACACAGCTTAGTCACAGACAATGGGGCTTCTGTAGAAATATAGAATACAAGTCACATCGCAGAGTTACAGCTGCTCCATAAACTCACTCAATCAGGTCTTCTGACTCTGTTTAAGGCACCCCATCAGAAAAAAATGCAGTCTcaggagaagatgaagaaaactGCTATCTACCAGCAATGTGTCAATGGAAATAACAgacaatgaaacaggaaataatggggcaggaaagacagaagaaaggaTCCCAACTGCAAAGCTACAAGCAggcactgtgtgtttgctcagggTGTAAAAGAGACCTGTGAGATAAGTGAGATTTGGTGTAATCATTAACCAGCAAACAACCGTACTCACTTCCTTAAAACTGCACTCATCAATAAAATAACtgtactgattttttttcattgcagttGTAGCAAAGTCTGTACCAAAGACTAGAGATATTTATACTTTCTTTACATGCAACACGAGTCAGCACATGACACTCGTCTCACTGCATTCTTTCTCTATGATGATGCCAAGAAATAATTTATGACACAAGCATGACTTACATCTGTACAGTCAATAAAGACCTCTTTGTGTCTACTTCTTCCTCCCCACTGACTTGATTTGGCCTAATTTGCCATGATATTGTTTATatcctgtttattttttttgttgtagcAGCGAGCTAAAATCACCATGGTGATCACCAGACTCTTAACTTATCTAATCTTAAGCAGGGAGACAAGGTTCAAGTGACTCCATGCAAATCTAGCCACAGACCCAAGAATTCCTTTACACACCAGTATCACATTGACCAGTTTGACTCCCAAACACTGGCCTAATGGGTTCATAGTCACACTGGTATTAAAGAAATATATGCAAAAAAGGGGACTGTGTGCAGCTGGCAGATTTAGTTGGTGGCAGGTTGTCATCGTTGCAGGCTCAGCAACAAAAGGCAATACACAAAATAGCtggatgttaaaaaaaacaacctatatatatatatatatatatatatatttaaatgcgcgtgttgcacaaaaaaaaggatattCTGTGGTATCTGGCATCTCTATGTGTGGATGAATGAAGGAATTTGTTAATTAATCCCTGTTGGTTTGCTATAGTAATCTGATGGCGTGACTGGCATGCCGTGTATAAACGGCCTTATAAATTAGATGCGCAACCAAAAAAAGATGCGCAGTACCGACCGTGAAGATCCAGAGGAAGCGGCCCGTTAGCTGCAGCTAGCAGACACAATACTACCAAACTAGCGTTACATAATGGTGACAATTCCGTCAAATATTAACTACATCCTAATGGATACATGGCAGCGTTCACACACGGCTAGTGGCAGtaaatttaatctaatttctgAATCGTTGTAATTCGCCACCGAAGAAAATGGTCTTTGCACCAAATTCAGGGTGGGGCCATGAATGCAGCACACGCACATGTGAGAGCTAGCTTGCTATATAAGGCAAAGCTCGGCTCACAGGCACCGACCGATACGCAATTCACACATTTAGTGTCAAACCGAAACCCCGTCACAAGCCAACTAATTGTCTATGTTGCATCACCGTGGGCGGAAAGTGACCTTGTTTGGAGCACGTAGTCCACCAGCGTCTAAAACGCCTTTAGCCAGTTCGCCGTGTACAGACAAAGAACCAGAAAATCTCGGCTAGCGCCGGCCATAATGGATGTCATTTTGTGGCTCGGCTAA
Encoded proteins:
- the cfl1 gene encoding cofilin-1, with the protein product MASGVKVTDEVIAVFNDMKVRKAQANEDEKRKRKKAILFCLSKDLKNIVLDDGKEILLGDLGTTVQDPYQHFVKMLPPDDCRYALYDATYETKETKKEDLVFIFWAPDSAPLKSKMIYASSKDAIKRKFEGIKHEWQVNGLEDLKDRHTLAEKLGGSSVVSLEGSPI